The Epilithonimonas zeae genome contains the following window.
GCGGAACTTGTTTTTTTGATTATTCAACTAATGAGTATTTCTAAATTATGCGAATTTAACTTTTTTTAATCTTCCCAAATTTCATAAGATTCGTAATAGGTCTGTTTTATTCCAAAGCCTTTAAATACTATTGTTTTGTAGGTTTTTTACACTCAATTTTGTCTCAGAAATTTTAATCAAACACTGATGAAAAAATTAAGTTATTTTTTATTGATCTTGTCAATAACTTTGATTCATGGTCAAGTAGGAATTAATACTGACACTCCTCAAGCGACTCTCGAAGTTGTTGGAAAACCAAACGATGTCAATCATTATGATGGGATAATACCTCCAAGAATTTCAGGCGACCTACTTTCTGCCAAAACTTACACTTTATCAAAGAAAGGTTGTTTTGTGTATGTGACCGAGCCTTTTGATGCAATTACTAGTAATCCTCAGACTGCATTACTCACGGAACAAGGATACTACTTTTTTGATGGTGATATATGGAGATCTTTTACTCAAGACGGTGACCTAAATTCAGTAGCTCTTCGTGGAAATTCTTCAACTGTTGAACTCGTTGTTAAAAATAGTTTGCATCTAGATTTTGACAAGAAGGAAAATTATGTTCTTGGAAATTCCAGAAGTCCAATATCAGGAGAATACAATTCTATTGTTGCTTCAGATTCTAATATTACTTCAGGAAAAGGAAACTCTGCAAGTGCTTATGCAATGTCTCAGGGAACTGTTATAGGCAAACTGAATTATGCGGCTGGCGTTTCTGCATTAAATGGAATCGTAAACGGAACCATATCAGGTAGTAGAAATATTGGAATTGGTGCAGGCGCAATGTCATATATCACTTCAGGTAATGATAATATCTCAATTGGTTACTTATCTGGTACAGGTAATCGAACAGGTTCTAATAATATTTTTATTGGAATTGGTGCCGGAGGTCCGGCTACAGGAAATAGAAGCGTCAGTAATAAACTAGCAATACATTCAACCCCCGTTACAACAAGTTCAACCAACTTTTGGGATAGTATCACAAATAATTATACGGATTACAAATTTGCATTGATTTCGGGGGATTTTTCTGAACGATGGCTTAATATCAACGGGAAATTAAGTGTTACGCCTTCTCAAATGCCAAATGCTGACGGTGATTCATCTTATAATAAAAAAGTGGTTGCGAAGGATGATGGTTCTTTTGGCTTTGCTAGTGAAACTGTACCGCCACCTCCAGCTACGGGAACATACATTTTGAAAAGTGTAAATGGAGTGACAAGCTGGGTTAACAATTGAAGCTTTGATAAAGAATCTAACGATGAAAAAAACGTATTTAATTTTCAGTGTATTGCTGATAATCTTATTAAATTCTTGCAAATCAATAATTGCTAATCCAGGAAAAGCTTTAGATGATAATTTTTTAGAAATTGGAAAGAGATATGAAATTCAAGATTATGAGGCTAAAGTTCATCAATTTAAAATTACTTCAGTTGACAGCATTAATGTTTATGGTGTTTCAAAAAAAGGTAAATGCATAGTTATCAATAAAAAGCAGATTAGAGAAGTAAAAAAGTTAAAAGTCGGAACTTCCATTATTGTAAGTATTTCAGCAATTGCTGCTTTAATCTTTATTCCTATTTGATGGAAAAAAAAGATTCGGCTAAAGAAGATTTTATTGTTATCAGAATTCAAAAAAGTAGAAAAGACGAATGGAAGCGTAAATGTTTGGAAAAGAAGATTTCTCTAAGCAGTTTAATTGTTAATTCAGTTGAAAATAGATTGCAGGACAACGAGAGGCGTGAAATTCTTGAATTTATAGAAAAGCAAGATAATATTTTTATCAAAATTGAAACGAATATTAATCAAGTAGCCAAGATAGCTAATAATCAAAAATTTATTAGGGCAAATGAGTTACAGAGATTTTCAGAGTTACTCGTAGAAGTGGTTTCTCTAAAGCAGAAACAGAACAAAATACTTGAAAGGATCTATTCGCTACTTTCTAAATGATTGTCAAAATAATGAGACCGGCAGGTTTCGATTTTCCGGGAGTCAAGTACAACGATAAAAAAATAGACAAGGGAAAGGGTGAGCTAATGATGATGAAAAACTTTCCTTCCTTTATCAATGAAAGCAGTGGTAAAGAACAAGTAAGAGACTACTTAAAAGCTATTTCAATCGGAAATAAGAAAGTTCTGAAGCCACAGTTTCACGCAACGATCTCAACAAATTTCAGGGAACATTCCAAAGAAGAACTTGCCAAGATTGCTGAAGATTTTATGGATGAGATGGGATATGGGAAACAACCATTTGTTACGGTTTTCCACAATGATACCGAGAATAATCACATCCATATTGTTACGACCCGTGTAGATAAGCATACGGGAAAGAAGATCAATGACAGCTATGAAAAATTGAAGGCTCAAAAAGCTTTGTCTGTTACTCTGGAAAAACTTTACGGTATAAAATCAGAGGAAGTATTGAACAAGTTGCTGAACTACAAAATTAGCTCTCTCCCTCAGTTTGAAACTTTACTTAACAGAAATGGCTACAAATTGGGCAAAAACACAAATGATGAAAAATTTTTAACCATTTTGAAAAACGGCGTAATTCAGCGAACATTATCAGGAGACCAGCTTGTTTATGATAACAGAAAGAATGAAAGAAGAACAAAACAACTGAAAGCCATTTTTTCCAAGTATAAAGATATTTACTCCAACAAAGTTTTCAAAGTCGAGGATTTTAGAAAACAGGAAGCGATGCTTCCAAAAGAAAAACAAAAAGCTGATTGGACGCCGAAAATTGAATTTGAAAGTGAATTTCAGAAAAAGCTAAGAGATGTTTTTGGGGTTGACATCGTTTTCCACCATAAAGATGATTTTCAACCTTTTGGCTATACTGTGATTGATCATAAAACGGGTGCTGTTTTCAAAGGAAGTGAAGTGATAAAAATGAATGAGTTGTTTGAGTTCACTTCGGAGAAAATGGACAAGAGACTATTTGAAAGTCTTAAGGATTATAATATTCCAAATGATGAAACTAAAGCAGTACTGCAAAGGTTTTTGAAAGATGCAAATCCAAAAAATGAAATACAAGACTTTATGCTTTTTGGGAATAAAAAGCTGAATAATAAGGAAACATTCAAAGCTATCAGAAGCGACGTAAAAGAATACCTCAAAAGCCAAAATAAAGAAGATGTCAACATTGTAAAATCAGAAGATGGAAAACATTACGTCATTCATTCGAGACTTCATTACATCGGGGAACTGCAATCTATGATTGGACAAAAGCAATATCAGGAATTCCTAAACCCTCAATTAGAAACTACTAAAGAAAATAAAGAAGGGAATGAATTGAAAAAAGCCATCAATGAGATGTTTTTTAAACTGATGAAAAGCTCAGGCAATTCCAAAGACCCGGCAGAAAATGAATTGAAGAAGAGGAGGAAAAAGAAAGGTCGATAAGATCGCTTCTATTATTCAAAAATCTGTAATCAATGTAAAATTATGATAATCACATTTGCAACTCAAAAAGGAGGAACAGGTAAAACAACATTGGCTATAGCTTTTGCCAATTATGTTTCTGCCCACTCTAAAAGAAAGATCAATGTATTCGATTTCGATTTTCAAAAGTCGTTTTACCACAAGTGGAAAGAAGATGAGTTACTTGATACTCCTAAACTATATGATGTTGAAATCATTGATGAAGAGAATGAGCAACCGTTCTCAGATTTTGATAGTTTGATTGCATTGAAAGAAAGTGAAGAGATCAACATATTTGACCTTGCAGGCACATTGGATGTAAAGTATAGTGACCTGCTTATTTACAGTGATTTCATTGTTATTCCCTTTGAATATTCCAATGTCTCAGCAAAATCAAGTTTGGTCTTCATTAATTTTTTGGGACTGTTGGAAAGTCAGGCAGAAAGGGTATTCATACGCTCTCGATATGATAAAGGCTATGTATACCAGAATCAGGAAGGAATGGATGCCGAAATCAGCAGGTATGGACTGCTATTGAAGAATCCTGTATTCAAAAGAAATTGTCTGCAAATTCTTGATACCAGGAAATTAACTAATCAACAGAAATATGCTGTAGAGAAATCATTCAACGAATTAATTGACCACATTAACAGTTGCCTTGAAATTACATTATAACCGATCACTATAAACTCATTACAAAATATGATTAAAATAATTACCTCTATCATAGCCATTTATCTGCTTTATTATGCAGGCAATATTGTGTATGATCTTTTTTTGAAAAAAGACAGTTCAAGAAAAGCAGATGAAACTGAAGAGTATTCTTTAACGGAATTTTCAGAAGAGAACAAAAACGAAGTACATAGAATAGAGATCGATGATGTAGAAAATATCAATACTCCTAATTCTTTTAACAAGAAAGAGCTATTTCCGGCTAATGAGGAAGAGCAACAAGATGAAAGCCGTGACCTTGATCACATTCGAAAGAAGTATGAGTCTGAGCAGGATATTGATGATTTATACAACGTTCCCGAAAAACACGAAAGGCCAAATGATAAAGAACAAAAGGAAACTGTTTCACTTGATTCCCAACCGGAAAACATTATTCAAGAGCAAGAAAAAAAAGAGATTCCATCTCCAAACCTCGACGCCTTACATAAACAATTTAAAGACTTCCTAAATCTCGCCGAGACCAATGTTCAGGTTATTCTAAACCAAGATGGACATAAGGTCTATCAATCAATGATGTAAGAGGTTAATCCACACTTTTCACTACTGAAATGATCCGCCTATAAAAGGCGGATAGCACACCCCTTATGCCTAATTCTAAGCTAAATAAACACAATTCTAAACATAAATTCTTAATCATTATGAACTACAAATCGAAACATTGCAAGTTGTTTAAAAAGTTATTGACTGCTTGTGTAATTCTCCTTGTTGTAACCCCTGCATTTGCACAGGGTGGTGCAACAGCAATTTCCAATGCAGCCAATGACATCAAAGATTATTGGGATCCGATCAAGCTTATCCTCAAAGCTGTCGGAGGATTGGTCGGTTTCATCGGCGGTCTGCGAGTGTACAACAAATGGACGAATGGCGATCAGGATGTCAACAAGGAAATCTTGGGCTACGGAGGTGCGATGATCTTCTTATTGGTAGTTCCGGAATTCGTAACAGCATTCTTTGCTTAATATGGGGTTCTATCTCTACAAGGGGCTTAAGAAACCCCTTGTATTCTTCGGACTCAAAGGCAAATACATCTTTTACGCAGTAGGCGTCATTGGAGTCGGTGTCATCGCAGCACTTATATTATCCAAATTCGGATTGCTGGGTTCTCTTTTAGGACTCGCAGTTACAGGAGGAGGGGTCTATTTTATATTCAAAAGACAGGATAAATACGGTTTGTATGCTAAGACCAAAAACTTCGATCAGGTTTTGATTTTTCCAAAAAAAATAAACAATAAAACACTTTTAGGTTATGTCCAAAATAAAGAAACAAGCATTTGACATTCCTTTTATCGGTTTTGATATGGGAAAAGATTTCGGGTGGGACTTTGATGTTCTGTTTGGGCAGTACGGAAATCCAATCATCGGAATCAAAATAAAAAATCCTGTTGAGCAGTATTCGGCTGATCCTGACAATTACCTGAATTTCCATACGGTTTTAAATCAGACAGTATCTATTATAGGAGAGGGCAGAATCGTTCAGAAACTAGATTTCTTTTCCAAGAAAAAATACACTGCTGAAGAGTCAAGCCAATTTCTACAGCAGAAATACTCAGAACATTTTGAAGGGCGACTTTTTAAAACCATTGAGACTGTACTTCTCTTCACGGATATTGTGGATGATAAGCTGAAAAAGAAAATGAAGCACTACCATTTCTCTGACAAGAGCTATAAAGAGCTTCGTGATAAATGCCAAAAGGTATTTATGCTTTTAAAACAAAATGACTGTGAACCACAATTTTTATTTGAAAAGGATTTTGAACATTACATTTCCGGTGTATTGTCGATGCATTTTTCAGATGTTCCCGCTTTTGATAATATTAAATCAACCAATGAATATCTGCAGATAGGAAATAAATTCGTCAAAAATATTTCTTACGTAGATGTTGAAAACATTGATCTTCCTTCTGAAATAGAGCCTTATTCCATACTTGGAGGAAATGGTGCAGCGTCAGAAACGGCTGTTGATAATTTTACATTCATCAATGAATTGGAGGATTATGAAACCATCATTTATAATCAGGTGATTACGATTCCCCTTCAGGCACAGCAACAAAGAGAACTCGACAAAAAAAAGAAAAAGCACGAAGGTGCAGCCAATAATTCTCCATCCAATGCCATTATAGCGGAAGAAATTCAAACACTTCTGCATAACATCGCTATCGATGGGCAATTGGTTGTCAACGCTCATTTTTCGCTGTTATTTTCAACCGACACTCTGGAAAAAATGGAAGGAACTCAGTCTCTGATGGAAAACAAACTATTCACGAAAGGCATAATCGTTTCCAAGAATGCTTATAATCAACTGGAACTCTTCCGGTCTGCCATTCCCGGCAATGCCACGGAACTCAGGGAATACGATCTATTTATGACGACAAGCGAAGCGGCCTTGTGTTTTTTTTTTAAAGAGAGTTACCCCGTGAACGAAGAATCTAATTTCTATCTGAGGTTTACGGACAGGCAAGGTGTTCCATTGAAAGTGGATCCTGCTGATCTGCCTATGAAAATAGGACGGATCAATAACCGAAATAAGTTTGTACTCGGACCCAGTGGATCAGGTAAGAGTTTTCTAATGAATAATATCATTGAGCAATATCTTACCTACAACTATGATGTTGTTATCGTCGATACCGGTGATTCCTATTCAGGAACCTGTAAGTACAAAGGTGGTAGATATATTCAATACACTGAAGAAAAGCCAATCACAATGAATCCTTTCCTGATGGATAAGAAAGAGTTCAATATCGAAAAGATCGAGTTTTTGACCAATTTGATCTTCCTTATCTGGCAAGGCCCTGATGCTTCGATGTCATCTGCCCAGAAATCAATATTGGATAATGTGCTAATGTCCTATTATCATCAATATTTCAATTCGGGAACTGAATGGTATGAGAATAAAACTTCAGAAGAATTAATTCTTTATTTGAATAAATATAACGTTCACGAAGAAGATATTTATGCTCAGTATGAGAATGAAGTTAATGAACAGCGGACTTATTACGATGTTTTAGGAATTACTTTCAATGCAAGTTCTGAAGAGATCAAGGAAGCCGGAAGGAAACTATTGAAGTTCTATCATCCTGATAAGAACATTAATAATCCTGATTATGACAATGAAAAATTCTATACAGTTTATGAAGCTTATGAAACGTTGGGTGAT
Protein-coding sequences here:
- a CDS encoding bacteriophage spanin2 family protein, which translates into the protein MKKTYLIFSVLLIILLNSCKSIIANPGKALDDNFLEIGKRYEIQDYEAKVHQFKITSVDSINVYGVSKKGKCIVINKKQIREVKKLKVGTSIIVSISAIAALIFIPI
- a CDS encoding relaxase/mobilization nuclease domain-containing protein, with translation MIVKIMRPAGFDFPGVKYNDKKIDKGKGELMMMKNFPSFINESSGKEQVRDYLKAISIGNKKVLKPQFHATISTNFREHSKEELAKIAEDFMDEMGYGKQPFVTVFHNDTENNHIHIVTTRVDKHTGKKINDSYEKLKAQKALSVTLEKLYGIKSEEVLNKLLNYKISSLPQFETLLNRNGYKLGKNTNDEKFLTILKNGVIQRTLSGDQLVYDNRKNERRTKQLKAIFSKYKDIYSNKVFKVEDFRKQEAMLPKEKQKADWTPKIEFESEFQKKLRDVFGVDIVFHHKDDFQPFGYTVIDHKTGAVFKGSEVIKMNELFEFTSEKMDKRLFESLKDYNIPNDETKAVLQRFLKDANPKNEIQDFMLFGNKKLNNKETFKAIRSDVKEYLKSQNKEDVNIVKSEDGKHYVIHSRLHYIGELQSMIGQKQYQEFLNPQLETTKENKEGNELKKAINEMFFKLMKSSGNSKDPAENELKKRRKKKGR
- a CDS encoding ParA family protein, with product MIITFATQKGGTGKTTLAIAFANYVSAHSKRKINVFDFDFQKSFYHKWKEDELLDTPKLYDVEIIDEENEQPFSDFDSLIALKESEEINIFDLAGTLDVKYSDLLIYSDFIVIPFEYSNVSAKSSLVFINFLGLLESQAERVFIRSRYDKGYVYQNQEGMDAEISRYGLLLKNPVFKRNCLQILDTRKLTNQQKYAVEKSFNELIDHINSCLEITL
- a CDS encoding NOC3 family protein; this translates as MIKIITSIIAIYLLYYAGNIVYDLFLKKDSSRKADETEEYSLTEFSEENKNEVHRIEIDDVENINTPNSFNKKELFPANEEEQQDESRDLDHIRKKYESEQDIDDLYNVPEKHERPNDKEQKETVSLDSQPENIIQEQEKKEIPSPNLDALHKQFKDFLNLAETNVQVILNQDGHKVYQSMM
- a CDS encoding DUF4134 domain-containing protein, with protein sequence MNYKSKHCKLFKKLLTACVILLVVTPAFAQGGATAISNAANDIKDYWDPIKLILKAVGGLVGFIGGLRVYNKWTNGDQDVNKEILGYGGAMIFLLVVPEFVTAFFA
- a CDS encoding DUF4133 domain-containing protein; translation: MGFYLYKGLKKPLVFFGLKGKYIFYAVGVIGVGVIAALILSKFGLLGSLLGLAVTGGGVYFIFKRQDKYGLYAKTKNFDQVLIFPKKINNKTLLGYVQNKETSI
- a CDS encoding TraG family conjugative transposon ATPase, coding for MSKIKKQAFDIPFIGFDMGKDFGWDFDVLFGQYGNPIIGIKIKNPVEQYSADPDNYLNFHTVLNQTVSIIGEGRIVQKLDFFSKKKYTAEESSQFLQQKYSEHFEGRLFKTIETVLLFTDIVDDKLKKKMKHYHFSDKSYKELRDKCQKVFMLLKQNDCEPQFLFEKDFEHYISGVLSMHFSDVPAFDNIKSTNEYLQIGNKFVKNISYVDVENIDLPSEIEPYSILGGNGAASETAVDNFTFINELEDYETIIYNQVITIPLQAQQQRELDKKKKKHEGAANNSPSNAIIAEEIQTLLHNIAIDGQLVVNAHFSLLFSTDTLEKMEGTQSLMENKLFTKGIIVSKNAYNQLELFRSAIPGNATELREYDLFMTTSEAALCFFFKESYPVNEESNFYLRFTDRQGVPLKVDPADLPMKIGRINNRNKFVLGPSGSGKSFLMNNIIEQYLTYNYDVVIVDTGDSYSGTCKYKGGRYIQYTEEKPITMNPFLMDKKEFNIEKIEFLTNLIFLIWQGPDASMSSAQKSILDNVLMSYYHQYFNSGTEWYENKTSEELILYLNKYNVHEEDIYAQYENEVNEQRTYYDVLGITFNASSEEIKEAGRKLLKFYHPDKNINNPDYDNEKFYTVYEAYETLGDEERRRIYNETQLILIKSNEIIKQDKTEENWNESFRKTIIRKIKELEERLDAKELSFNGFYDYCDKFLPLYLNNKKHRITEREFNLRTFLFVLRDFYKGGRYGTTLNESADNTLFDESFIVFEIDNVKDNPKLFPIVTLIIMDTFIQKMRLRKDRRKALIIEEAWKAIASKLMGGYILYLYKTVRKFWGEAVVVTQELDDIIGNAVVKDSIINNSDTFILLDQTKFKDNFDRIAALLSLNKVEQNKIFTINNLNNKSGRSRFKEFYLKRGSKGEVYGNEVSIEQYLTYTTEKPEKSAVEYYVQKYGSYDEALMKIVSDLKVFGDSLENLVSLVNLYQNPLDQKIVSYYRRMKNENKGKNVFKVISQKLEDHQISFSELITKNYQYEKV